In the genome of Croceimicrobium hydrocarbonivorans, one region contains:
- a CDS encoding vWA domain-containing protein, giving the protein MGQREPKRDPVITRILFVFDGSQSMYARWESGNKIDVARHLMGKMLDSLNSLNQENLQLALRVYGHQKPVPPQDCNDTRLEIPFGPNNYASIKRKLNGISPKGTTPIARSLERAAYDFGDCSNCRNIIILITDGVEACDEDPCAASRILQQKGIALKPFVIGIGLDKNFQKTFECVGNYFDASDEETFENVLGIVISQALDNTTAQVNLLDGNGLPTETNVALSFYDAVSGKIMEQMVHTLNNKGVPDTIYLDPLMTYNLTVHSIPERSKKNIRISSGQHNVIGLDLARGSLGLQNQSRGGTELVALIYEKGAKEPLHVQEFNTSVEYLQGKYDLEILSLPRIHLKDVEIEAGKSTTISVAPPGVVNLQSSSPGFGSILTLNAQGGWSWVCDLNAQKSRQSFNLQPGTYRVISRSKSSQQSLYSVAEEFTVNSGTTTIVKLN; this is encoded by the coding sequence ATGGGTCAAAGGGAGCCAAAGCGGGATCCGGTTATTACCCGGATACTCTTTGTTTTTGACGGTTCTCAAAGCATGTATGCGCGTTGGGAAAGCGGCAATAAAATCGACGTGGCTCGCCACCTGATGGGCAAAATGCTGGATAGTTTGAATAGTCTTAATCAGGAGAATTTACAATTAGCCTTGCGCGTTTACGGTCATCAAAAACCAGTGCCACCGCAAGATTGTAATGATACCCGATTGGAAATTCCTTTTGGCCCTAACAACTATGCTAGCATCAAGCGAAAGCTAAATGGCATCAGTCCTAAAGGTACCACTCCCATTGCTCGATCTCTGGAACGCGCTGCCTATGATTTTGGAGACTGTTCTAACTGCCGCAATATTATTATCCTTATCACCGATGGTGTAGAAGCCTGTGATGAAGATCCCTGCGCGGCCTCGCGGATTTTGCAACAAAAAGGCATTGCCTTAAAGCCCTTTGTGATCGGAATTGGCTTGGATAAGAACTTCCAAAAAACCTTTGAATGCGTGGGGAACTATTTCGATGCTTCGGATGAAGAAACCTTCGAAAATGTTCTAGGCATTGTGATTTCGCAAGCACTAGACAATACCACCGCTCAAGTTAATCTTTTGGATGGCAACGGTTTACCGACGGAAACCAATGTAGCCCTTAGCTTTTATGATGCAGTGAGTGGCAAGATCATGGAGCAAATGGTGCACACCCTTAATAATAAGGGAGTACCAGACACCATTTATTTGGACCCCTTGATGACCTATAACCTCACGGTTCATTCCATTCCGGAGCGCTCTAAGAAGAATATCCGTATCTCTTCTGGGCAGCATAATGTTATTGGCCTCGATTTGGCCAGAGGAAGTTTAGGTCTCCAAAATCAATCACGTGGTGGAACCGAATTAGTGGCCCTGATCTATGAAAAAGGCGCTAAGGAACCTTTGCACGTACAGGAGTTCAATACTTCGGTGGAATACCTTCAAGGCAAATATGATTTAGAGATTCTCAGTTTGCCCCGTATTCACCTTAAAGATGTGGAAATAGAGGCGGGTAAGTCTACCACTATTTCAGTTGCTCCACCCGGGGTTGTTAACCTACAAAGTAGCTCTCCCGGATTTGGCAGCATATTAACGCTTAACGCTCAAGGCGGATGGAGCTGGGTTTGCGATTTAAACGCCCAAAAATCCCGTCAAAGCTTTAACCTACAGCCCGGAACCTACCGGGTTATTTCTCGATCAAAATCCTCGCAACAAAGTTTATACTCGGTCGCCGAAGAATTTACGGTGAACTCCGGGACCACTACCATTGTAAAACTCAACTAA
- a CDS encoding transketolase, with translation MTDLKDLQKICSQTRRDIVRMVHAVQSGHPGGSLGCTEYFVALYHHMMDYKAQPFDPDGKNEDLFFLSNGHISPVYYSVLSRAGFFPVEELATFRKLNTRLQGHPTTHEGLPGIRIASGSLGQGMSVAIGAALSKKLAKDDHLVYSLHGDGELQEGQIWEAAMYAAANKVDNLISTIDANGQQIDGSTDDVLAMGSIAAKFEAFGWDTVHIRKGNDMEAVIAGLEEARSKTGKGKPIAVIMETAMGAGVDFMAGTHKWHGIAPNDEQLAAALGQLEETLGDY, from the coding sequence ATGACTGATCTTAAAGACCTTCAAAAAATTTGTTCCCAAACCCGCAGGGATATTGTGCGGATGGTACATGCGGTTCAATCCGGTCACCCCGGCGGAAGCCTCGGTTGTACCGAGTATTTCGTAGCCCTTTATCATCATATGATGGACTATAAAGCCCAGCCTTTTGATCCAGATGGTAAAAATGAAGATCTCTTCTTCTTATCGAACGGACACATTAGCCCGGTATATTATAGTGTATTAAGTCGCGCCGGATTTTTCCCGGTAGAGGAACTCGCGACCTTCCGTAAACTGAATACTCGCTTACAAGGTCACCCCACTACCCATGAAGGTCTTCCTGGCATACGCATCGCCAGCGGTTCTTTAGGTCAGGGAATGTCGGTTGCTATTGGTGCAGCCCTCAGTAAAAAATTAGCCAAGGACGATCATTTGGTATACAGCCTTCATGGTGATGGCGAATTACAGGAAGGTCAGATTTGGGAAGCTGCTATGTATGCCGCTGCCAATAAGGTTGACAATCTTATTTCGACTATCGATGCCAACGGCCAGCAGATCGATGGTTCTACCGACGATGTATTAGCCATGGGCAGCATCGCCGCTAAATTCGAGGCCTTCGGATGGGATACCGTTCACATCCGAAAGGGAAATGATATGGAAGCGGTTATTGCCGGATTAGAGGAAGCTCGCTCTAAAACCGGAAAGGGTAAGCCAATTGCTGTAATTATGGAAACTGCCATGGGTGCCGGAGTAGATTTTATGGCCGGAACTCATAAGTGGCACGGCATTGCTCCTAATGATGAGCAATTAGCAGCAGCCTTAGGGCAATTAGAAGAAACATTGGGCGATTATTGA
- the ychF gene encoding redox-regulated ATPase YchF yields the protein MKCGIVGLPNVGKSTLFNCLSNAKAQSANFPFCTIEPNVGMVNVPDERLDKLEALVNPQRVVPATVEIVDIAGLVKGASKGEGLGNQFLGNIRECNAILHVLRCFENDNITHVDGSVDPIRDKDTIDTELQFKDLETLEKRLDKHRKAAKAGNKEEVHNVTMLEALLKHVEGGQNVRAFERTEEQDELIRDIQLLTDKPVLYVCNVDEASAKDGNQWVTKVQEMAASEGAEVIHLAAATEADISELESYEERRMFLDDLGLEEAGVNRLIRKAYQLLKLQTYFTAGVKEVRAWTIKKGFTAPQAAGVIHTDFEKGFIRAEVINLKDYLTYGSEAAVKEAGKLRVEGKGYVVADGDVMHFLFNV from the coding sequence ATGAAATGTGGTATTGTAGGATTGCCTAATGTTGGTAAATCCACCCTCTTTAATTGTTTGTCGAATGCCAAGGCGCAATCGGCCAATTTCCCATTCTGTACTATTGAGCCCAATGTGGGCATGGTAAACGTTCCAGATGAGCGTTTGGATAAGTTGGAAGCTTTAGTGAATCCACAAAGAGTAGTTCCAGCTACGGTAGAGATTGTAGACATCGCCGGTTTGGTAAAAGGAGCTTCCAAAGGGGAAGGGCTAGGAAACCAATTTTTAGGGAATATCCGCGAATGCAACGCGATTCTGCATGTACTTCGTTGCTTTGAAAATGATAATATCACTCACGTGGATGGCAGTGTAGATCCTATCCGTGATAAAGATACCATCGATACGGAGCTGCAGTTTAAAGACCTGGAAACCCTCGAAAAGCGATTGGATAAACATCGCAAAGCAGCTAAGGCCGGCAATAAAGAGGAGGTTCACAATGTGACCATGCTAGAGGCCTTACTTAAGCATGTGGAAGGTGGTCAGAATGTGCGCGCTTTTGAACGTACAGAGGAGCAAGATGAATTGATTAGAGATATTCAATTGTTGACTGATAAACCCGTGCTTTACGTTTGTAATGTAGATGAAGCCTCAGCCAAAGATGGTAATCAATGGGTAACCAAGGTGCAGGAAATGGCCGCCTCCGAAGGAGCAGAAGTAATTCATTTAGCGGCTGCTACCGAAGCGGATATCTCTGAATTGGAAAGCTATGAGGAGCGTCGCATGTTCCTGGATGATTTAGGCTTGGAAGAAGCAGGCGTTAACCGCTTGATTCGTAAGGCATATCAATTATTGAAATTACAGACTTATTTCACTGCTGGTGTAAAAGAGGTTAGAGCCTGGACCATTAAGAAAGGTTTTACCGCTCCGCAGGCAGCCGGTGTTATTCACACTGATTTCGAAAAAGGATTTATCCGTGCAGAGGTGATTAACTTGAAGGATTATCTCACTTATGGATCGGAAGCAGCCGTAAAAGAGGCCGGTAAATTAAGAGTGGAAGGAAAGGGCTATGTGGTAGCTGATGGTGATGTGATGCACTTCCTCTTTAATGTTTAG
- a CDS encoding DNA topoisomerase IV subunit B codes for MSTDSNYNEDNIRSLDWKEHIRLRPGMYIGKLGDGSSSDDGVYILLKEIIDNAIDEFVMGAGKTVEVNIREGEVMIRDYGRGIPLGKVVDVVSKINTGAKYDSKAFKKSVGLNGVGAKAVNALSDYFMVQSVRDGQTKIARFEKGNLVEDEPIKESSLRKGTKIVFKPDNSVFKHYRFVSEYVEKMIWNYCYLNPGLTIVFNGEKYLSENGLKDLLSNNIDNPIMHDIIHLRGEDIEVALTHSERSQSDMYYSFVNGQHTTQGGTHQAAFREALVKTLREFYNKSFDASDIRDSVVAAISIKVIEPVFESQTKTKLGSNDIGPDGPTIRTFINDFMKTNLDNFLHRNEEIAEIIYRKILRAEKERKELSGIKKLARERAKKASLHNRKLRDCRIHYNDQKDERRLDTTLFITEGDSASGSITKSRNVNTQAVFSLKGKPLNCYGLTKKVVYENEEFNLLQAALNIEDGLENLRYNNVVVATDADVDGMHIRLLLITFFLQFFPELVREGHLFILQTPLFRVRNKKETHYCYSDEEKRAALLKLGTKAEITRFKGLGEISPDEFKHFIGEDIRLDPVMLSKEATIDQILAFYMGKNTPKRQEFIIENLRIERDPTEEEEKEELLHEN; via the coding sequence ATGTCTACAGACTCCAATTACAACGAAGACAATATTAGATCTCTCGACTGGAAAGAACATATCCGGCTCAGGCCCGGTATGTATATCGGTAAGTTAGGAGATGGATCTTCGTCGGATGATGGGGTCTATATCCTGCTCAAGGAGATTATCGATAATGCCATCGACGAATTTGTGATGGGTGCCGGTAAAACCGTGGAAGTGAATATCCGCGAAGGCGAAGTTATGATTCGCGACTATGGTCGAGGTATCCCCTTAGGTAAGGTGGTAGATGTAGTTTCCAAGATTAATACCGGTGCCAAATACGATTCGAAGGCTTTTAAGAAGTCAGTTGGATTAAATGGAGTAGGAGCCAAGGCAGTAAATGCCCTGAGTGACTATTTCATGGTGCAGTCGGTTCGAGATGGTCAAACCAAAATTGCCCGTTTCGAAAAAGGAAACTTAGTGGAGGATGAGCCCATTAAGGAAAGTAGCCTTCGCAAGGGAACCAAGATTGTTTTCAAACCCGATAACAGCGTGTTTAAGCATTACCGCTTTGTTTCGGAGTATGTAGAGAAAATGATCTGGAATTACTGTTATCTGAATCCTGGTCTAACCATCGTTTTTAATGGTGAGAAATACCTTTCAGAAAATGGTTTGAAAGACCTGCTCAGCAATAATATCGACAATCCTATCATGCACGATATTATTCATCTGAGAGGCGAGGATATTGAAGTAGCGCTAACCCACAGCGAGCGCAGTCAGAGTGATATGTACTATTCCTTTGTGAATGGTCAGCATACGACTCAAGGTGGTACCCACCAAGCTGCCTTTAGAGAGGCCTTAGTGAAAACCCTGCGTGAGTTTTACAATAAGAGTTTTGATGCCTCTGATATTCGTGATTCGGTGGTGGCCGCCATTTCGATTAAGGTAATAGAGCCGGTTTTTGAATCGCAAACCAAAACCAAATTGGGCTCTAACGATATTGGCCCTGATGGTCCTACCATTCGGACATTCATCAATGATTTTATGAAGACTAATCTCGATAATTTCCTCCATAGGAATGAGGAAATAGCCGAGATCATCTATCGTAAGATATTAAGAGCGGAAAAGGAGCGTAAGGAGCTGAGTGGCATTAAGAAGCTCGCTCGCGAACGCGCTAAGAAAGCCAGTTTGCATAATCGTAAGTTGCGTGACTGCCGCATCCATTACAATGATCAAAAAGACGAGCGTCGATTAGATACTACCCTCTTTATTACGGAGGGGGACTCAGCCAGTGGTTCCATTACCAAAAGTCGTAATGTGAATACTCAGGCAGTGTTTAGCCTTAAAGGAAAGCCCTTAAATTGCTATGGACTTACCAAAAAGGTGGTGTACGAAAATGAGGAGTTTAACCTTTTGCAGGCAGCTCTTAATATCGAAGACGGACTCGAAAACCTTCGCTATAATAATGTGGTAGTGGCAACCGATGCTGATGTAGACGGTATGCACATCCGCTTATTACTGATTACATTCTTTTTGCAGTTTTTCCCTGAGCTGGTAAGAGAAGGGCATCTTTTCATATTGCAAACGCCCCTTTTCCGGGTGCGTAATAAAAAGGAAACCCACTATTGCTACAGTGATGAGGAAAAACGTGCTGCCCTATTAAAGCTAGGAACGAAAGCGGAAATTACCCGATTTAAAGGATTGGGTGAGATTTCTCCGGATGAGTTTAAACACTTCATTGGAGAAGATATTCGCCTAGACCCGGTGATGCTTTCCAAAGAAGCGACCATCGACCAGATCCTAGCATTTTATATGGGTAAGAATACCCCTAAGCGTCAAGAATTTATTATCGAAAACCTGAGAATAGAACGCGATCCTACCGAAGAGGAGGAAAAAGAGGAGCTGCTTCATGAAAATTAA
- a CDS encoding DNA gyrase/topoisomerase IV subunit A, whose product MTEESQDQNQENQENNPKEQSPKITRVSGMYEDYFLDYASYVILERAVPTLGDGMKPVQRRILHALKEMDDGRYHKVANVIGQTMKYHPHGDASIGDALVQLGQKDLLIDPQGNWGNVLTGDSAAAPRYIEARLSKFALDIIYSPKVTEWQSSYDGRGKEPVEFPVKFPLLLAQGVEGIAVGLSTKIMPHNFNELINAAIKILKNQKFDLFPDFPTGGIADFSQYNEGLRGSRVRVRARIAVRDKKTLVIEEIPFNTTTGSLIDSILKANDKGKIKIRKIEDNTAEHVEILVHLPSGVSPDKMIDALYAFTDCELSIAPLCCVIENDAPQFISVKEILRRNVGNTLDVLKAELEWELNELQEKWHFASLERIFIENKIYRDIEEAETWEEVIGNIRTGLAPHIGHLLREVTDEDITRLTEIRIKRISKFDKDKADALIEALEGDIEKVKHHLNNLVEYAIDWFKGIQKKYGAGRDRKTEIRIFEDIEATKVAMANVKLYANLDEGFIGTSLKKDTFICDCSDIDDIVVFLKNGEMIVTKVDQKTYVGKDIIHVAVWKKGDKRTTYNMIYRDGKNGASFMKRFQVTAITRDKHYDLTAGTSGSEVLHFTANPNGEAEKVMVHLRALQRLKKLKVEIDFAELAIKGRAAKGNTVTKYPVKKIEIREEGVSTLAARKIWFDDTVNRLNAEGRGRLLGSFKGEDKILEVTASGHYRLLGYDLSIHFEDDWQIIEKYDPERAISAVYFDGEKQKHFVKRFIPETPDRKELFISEHPDSQLDVVSYDLQPRIEIIFRKINGKQKDNEEVVLSDFIAIKGEKAHGNQLSRDEVRKVNALEPLDPPVEEEEEIEEDQDNNTKNENIDESADITEEDGQISLGLD is encoded by the coding sequence ATGACGGAAGAAAGTCAGGATCAAAATCAAGAAAATCAGGAGAACAATCCTAAGGAGCAATCCCCAAAAATTACCCGGGTTTCGGGTATGTATGAGGACTATTTTCTGGATTATGCCAGTTATGTAATCCTCGAAAGGGCGGTTCCTACCTTAGGGGATGGAATGAAGCCTGTACAAAGGCGAATTTTACATGCCTTAAAGGAAATGGATGATGGACGCTACCATAAGGTGGCGAACGTTATCGGGCAAACCATGAAGTACCACCCACACGGGGATGCTTCCATTGGCGATGCCTTAGTCCAATTAGGGCAAAAGGATTTGTTAATCGACCCGCAGGGAAACTGGGGGAACGTACTTACCGGGGATAGTGCAGCGGCCCCCCGTTATATTGAAGCGCGCCTCTCGAAATTTGCTCTCGATATTATTTACAGCCCCAAGGTTACCGAATGGCAAAGCAGCTATGATGGTCGGGGTAAAGAGCCGGTTGAGTTTCCGGTTAAATTCCCGCTGCTTTTAGCGCAAGGGGTAGAAGGTATTGCGGTTGGTTTATCGACCAAGATTATGCCTCATAATTTTAATGAGCTGATTAATGCAGCCATTAAGATTCTTAAGAACCAAAAATTTGATCTTTTCCCTGATTTCCCAACCGGTGGAATCGCTGATTTTAGTCAGTACAACGAAGGTTTACGCGGCAGTAGAGTTCGCGTTCGTGCCCGTATAGCGGTACGTGATAAGAAGACTCTGGTAATTGAGGAAATTCCTTTCAATACCACTACCGGATCTTTAATTGATTCGATCTTAAAGGCGAATGATAAGGGTAAAATCAAGATTCGCAAGATTGAAGACAATACCGCGGAGCATGTAGAAATTTTAGTGCATCTGCCATCTGGTGTTTCGCCGGATAAGATGATTGATGCCCTTTATGCCTTTACAGACTGCGAGCTCTCTATTGCCCCACTTTGCTGTGTGATTGAGAACGATGCCCCTCAGTTTATTTCCGTGAAGGAAATTCTCCGTCGCAATGTGGGGAATACTCTGGATGTACTGAAGGCCGAATTGGAGTGGGAACTTAATGAGCTTCAGGAGAAATGGCATTTTGCCTCTTTGGAGCGCATCTTTATTGAAAATAAGATTTACCGTGATATTGAAGAAGCTGAAACCTGGGAAGAGGTAATTGGCAATATTCGCACTGGTTTAGCGCCTCATATTGGTCATTTACTCCGTGAAGTAACCGATGAGGATATTACGCGATTAACGGAAATCCGGATTAAGCGAATCTCTAAATTCGATAAGGATAAGGCCGATGCCTTAATTGAGGCCTTAGAGGGTGATATCGAGAAGGTGAAGCACCATTTGAATAATTTGGTGGAATATGCTATTGATTGGTTCAAGGGCATTCAAAAGAAATACGGCGCTGGCAGAGATCGTAAGACCGAAATCCGCATTTTCGAGGATATCGAAGCTACCAAGGTGGCAATGGCCAATGTAAAGTTGTACGCCAATTTGGATGAAGGCTTTATCGGCACCAGCCTGAAAAAGGACACCTTTATTTGCGATTGTTCTGATATCGATGACATCGTGGTCTTCTTAAAGAACGGAGAGATGATTGTTACCAAGGTGGACCAGAAAACCTATGTTGGTAAGGATATCATCCATGTTGCAGTTTGGAAGAAAGGCGATAAGCGCACCACCTATAATATGATCTATCGCGACGGTAAAAATGGAGCTTCCTTTATGAAGCGATTCCAGGTTACCGCCATTACTCGCGATAAACATTATGACCTTACTGCGGGCACTAGTGGCTCTGAAGTACTGCATTTTACGGCCAATCCAAATGGTGAAGCTGAAAAAGTAATGGTACATCTGCGGGCCTTGCAGCGCTTAAAAAAGCTGAAAGTGGAAATCGACTTTGCAGAACTTGCTATTAAAGGTCGGGCTGCCAAAGGGAATACCGTTACCAAATATCCGGTTAAGAAAATTGAGATTAGAGAGGAAGGAGTATCTACCCTTGCCGCTCGAAAGATTTGGTTTGACGATACTGTAAATCGCTTAAATGCCGAAGGTCGCGGTCGACTTTTAGGCAGTTTTAAAGGTGAGGATAAAATTCTGGAAGTGACGGCCAGTGGGCATTACCGCTTATTGGGCTATGATCTCAGCATCCACTTTGAAGATGATTGGCAAATTATTGAGAAGTATGATCCTGAGCGGGCCATTTCTGCTGTTTACTTTGATGGGGAAAAGCAGAAGCATTTTGTGAAACGCTTTATTCCGGAAACGCCAGATCGCAAGGAACTCTTTATTAGTGAGCATCCTGATTCTCAATTGGATGTTGTAAGTTATGACCTTCAACCTCGTATAGAAATTATCTTCCGTAAGATTAATGGTAAGCAAAAAGATAATGAAGAGGTGGTGCTAAGTGACTTTATCGCCATTAAAGGCGAAAAAGCACATGGTAACCAACTTTCGAGGGATGAAGTGCGTAAGGTAAATGCCCTCGAACCATTAGATCCACCTGTTGAGGAGGAAGAGGAAATCGAGGAAGATCAAGATAATAATACTAAGAATGAAAATATTGACGAATCAGCCGATATCACTGAAGAAGACGGCCAAATCTCCCTTGGTTTGGATTAA
- a CDS encoding choice-of-anchor B family protein, whose amino-acid sequence MKILTNQPISLKKTAKSPLVWINLILLIAFNLQAQDSLDIRSLGRLGYSQTLNDVWGWVDTANNKEYALVGVQNGLSIVDVSNPSNPVQTNFFSGASSIWRDMKTYGNYAYMIHDNYNGTSNGIFIVDMTTLSNSFPTTYTRKPVITIGTSTYTFDRAHNLYIDEDAGLLFVFGSNVGAGGALIFDLKNNPSNPDYLGVFNDYYLHDGVARGDTLWGAAVLDGFFLPIDISNPANPVIKATQSTPFNFTHNIWFSDDNQRVFTTDEKSGAFIAEYDVSDFNNISESDRIRTHFGTDVIPHNAHFFNNFLVNSYYTAGIQILDVSQPGLMVETGFYDTSLDSGNGFNGCWGAYPYLPSGNILATDRQRGLFILQSDYTRACYLFVSVVDSLSSQSLINAQVQVLNTDISGNTNIFGNYRGAQAAPGTFQMVVSKTGYRNDTITVNLSNGQSVSKQVALLPATFSLDAEGPLRSVEVYPNPLNSSNAQLKLSSWSSEMEGLQYYLSDLNGRLLESGELENALIDLRSSGLQAGSYILHLKGEDYVRTYPLILR is encoded by the coding sequence ATGAAAATATTGACGAATCAGCCGATATCACTGAAGAAGACGGCCAAATCTCCCTTGGTTTGGATTAACCTGATTCTTTTAATCGCTTTTAATTTACAAGCTCAGGATAGTCTTGACATTAGAAGTTTAGGGCGATTAGGCTATAGTCAAACTTTGAATGATGTTTGGGGCTGGGTAGACACTGCCAATAACAAGGAGTATGCTTTGGTAGGGGTGCAAAATGGTCTTTCGATCGTGGATGTAAGCAATCCTAGTAATCCGGTTCAAACCAATTTCTTTAGTGGGGCCAGTTCCATTTGGCGAGATATGAAGACCTATGGGAATTACGCCTATATGATTCATGATAATTACAATGGAACTTCCAACGGGATTTTCATTGTAGACATGACCACTTTGTCCAACAGCTTCCCTACCACTTATACCCGTAAACCGGTGATTACCATAGGAACCAGCACCTATACTTTTGATCGCGCACATAACCTTTATATTGATGAGGATGCGGGACTTCTATTTGTTTTCGGATCTAATGTTGGCGCCGGTGGAGCCTTGATTTTTGATTTGAAAAACAACCCTAGCAATCCGGATTATTTGGGTGTTTTCAACGACTATTATTTACATGATGGAGTGGCACGCGGTGATACCCTTTGGGGAGCGGCTGTTTTAGATGGGTTTTTCCTACCTATTGATATTAGCAACCCCGCAAATCCGGTAATAAAGGCCACCCAATCCACCCCATTTAACTTCACTCATAATATTTGGTTTAGCGACGATAATCAAAGGGTGTTTACAACCGATGAGAAGAGTGGTGCTTTTATCGCCGAATACGATGTAAGCGATTTTAACAATATCTCCGAGAGTGATCGCATTCGTACCCACTTTGGTACTGATGTAATTCCTCATAATGCGCACTTCTTCAATAACTTCCTAGTGAACAGCTATTATACTGCGGGAATCCAAATTTTAGATGTAAGTCAGCCCGGCCTAATGGTTGAAACCGGCTTTTATGACACTTCCTTGGATTCTGGAAATGGCTTTAATGGCTGTTGGGGAGCTTATCCTTATCTGCCTAGTGGAAATATCTTAGCCACCGATCGTCAGCGTGGTTTATTCATTTTGCAAAGTGATTATACACGTGCTTGCTACCTTTTTGTGAGTGTTGTTGATTCTTTGAGCTCTCAGTCACTGATTAATGCTCAGGTACAAGTACTCAATACTGATATTAGCGGAAACACCAATATTTTCGGTAACTATCGCGGGGCCCAAGCAGCACCAGGTACATTCCAAATGGTGGTGTCCAAAACAGGCTATCGCAATGATACTATTACCGTTAATCTGAGCAATGGCCAAAGTGTATCCAAGCAAGTAGCCTTATTACCGGCAACATTTAGTTTGGATGCGGAAGGACCCTTGCGCAGTGTTGAGGTATATCCAAATCCCCTTAATTCTTCTAATGCTCAGTTAAAGTTAAGTAGCTGGAGTTCAGAGATGGAAGGCTTACAGTATTACCTGAGTGACTTAAATGGTCGTTTGCTGGAAAG